The Halomonas qaidamensis genome includes the window CAGGCCAGCTGCCCAGTTCAACCGTTTCGGTTACCTCTTCTCCATCACGCATCAGCGTTAATTCAACATCACTGCCTGGAGCAACGCGACCAATCAAGCGCGGTAACGTACTGGAACGATCAACCTCTTCTCCGTTCACTTCGATAATCACATCACCTGCCTGAAGACCACCTTGCGCCGCGGGGCCCTCCGGGTCTAGATCAGCGATCAGCGCGCCAATCGCCTCCTCCATGCCAAACGACTCGGCTAGATCACGAGACACCGGCTGAATCATTACGCCCAACCATCCACGATTAACATGCCCGTCTTCACGTAGCTGGTCAGCTACATCCATTGCTACATTAATGGGAATAGCAAAAGAGAGCCCCATAAAGCCGCCGCTACGCGTCAGTATTTGTGAGTTAATGCCGACAACTTCCCCCTCTAGGTTAAATAAGGGACCACCAGAATTACCTGGATTAATGGCAACGTCGGTTTGAATAAATGGCACATAGACATCACGAGGCAATGTGCGGTTAATAGCACTCACAATTCCTGCTGATACAGAGTGATCGAAACCAAAAGGCGATCCTATGGCAGCCACCCACTCACCGACTTTTAATTCATCAGAGTCGCCGAGATTAAGCACTGGCAAATTATTGGCATCAACTTTCAGTAGCGCTACATCTGTCTGCGTATCGCTACCCACTAGTTCTGCAGTTAGTTCTCGGCGATCATTTAACCGCACAAGAATTTCATCAGCATCTTGAACCACATGAGCATTTGTTAGCACATAGCCATCGGCACTAATAACAAAGCCAGAGCCAAGTGACTGACGTTCTTCGCTACGCCCTGGTCCCCGGCTAGGGGGTGGAGAGGGAAAGCTGTCACCAAAAAAGTGCCGGAAAATTTCGGGGATATCTTGGCCACCAAAACCTTGGATAGATGGCCCAGAGCCACGTTGAATCGTCCTACTGGTAGAGATATTGACCACACCAGGGGCTGCATCTTCAACCAACTTGGTAAAGTCAGGAAGGGTTTGCGCGTGGGCATTTTGCCCCACAGCCAAAAGTGCCATAAAGCACAGCCAAAGTACGGAAGGAAGAACCAAGCGCTTCATGCAACAGCTCCTAATCAAGCAAGTACTGACCACGTACTAAACGTAAGGAAGTGCAACTCTCAGCGAGTTACAGGAGTATCAACTGACCAAGCGTGGACGGAAGCGTTCCACTCGCCCACGCAGAAGGTATTTTAGGATGACCATAGAAACGATTAACGTACTAAAAAATAGCAGCGCGCAAAACCAATCACTCACTCCCCTACCCGCCGCAGCCCCAGAGATGATAATAGAAAACAGAAGGGGCAACGCATAAACAAGCAGAGCCAGCACGCTGACGTCACTTTTCTCGACAGTGAACGAAACTAAGCTACCTAGTGGATAACGGTTTGCATAGTGTGAGGGCAAACCACCTGGATCAATAACAGTGTGCGGCTGACGACGAGCTAACAGCCCCACGCCACAACCACGTCCTTCAGCACATCTCTGACAAGCAACATTGCTCGACACATCAACCACGAGTCCTGTTGTCGAGTGAGCAATGACAGTGCCTGAACGTACAATAGCTTTGCAATTTGTAGTGTTCACAACGAGATACCCAATTACTCAAATTGCACTGACTGAACAATTCGTTGCAGCAACTCAGCAGGTAGCTCACCGATGCCGATTAATTGCCAGGTCTGGTCTCCAGCATCTATCAATGACACAGCAGCGGTAGACACACCTATGCGGTGAACACCCTCTTGCAGCATTGATTGACTAACGGGCGATACAAACACACTCACGGCCGCTAAGCCATCGCTGTACACACGCTGATTACTTTGCAGCCCCGGCTCTACAGGTTGCTCAACAAACCCTTCTGGCAGCCAAGTTGCCTGCCAAGACTGGTCAAGCACGCGTGAATCTTTAACGCGAAGCACTTCACGACCAATATCACCCCTAACATCCCCTTTATACGCTGAGGGAGAGTGAAGCTGGGTGATCTGGAAAGTTTCGAGTACCCGACCTTGAGCATCACTAAGTACGTGCTTAAGCAATAACCCTGTCGCTTGATCGACCCACCAAGCGTGATGGTACCGCTGGCTATCACTTGGTGAAAAGCGAAGTTCTACGGCATCTCTCTCGGCTACCCGTGTTTGATCTTTAAGCTCAATGTCATAGTGCTCAGCAACATGATCTGCCCATGCTTCTGGAGAGAGCGGATCGGCATCGCTGGAGGGAAACCACGCCAAATGACCCGCGATAGATCGGCGTTCGACGCTCACCGAGGGACCATCCAGATGCTGAACAACTTGTTGACGAACGCCATCTCGGATGCGGTGGGAGAGTGCCAACGTTCTTACCCCGATAGCATCTATAGACACCGCCCGCGCTTGAAACTCAAAGCAGTGCCCTGCATATACGCTGGCTACAAGCCATTCATGGGCAGTGTTAGAAGGGAACTGGTCAAGTGCGTCTACACAAGAAAGCGATGGATAGCTATCAGCTTTCAGCTGGAGAGGCATTAAGCTGGCACCCAATACGCATAGGCTGACCACGAGCTTGCCTCTCCAGCATGGATATTTTCCAATCACGTTACCAGCCACGTAGGCCCTCGCTTAGTGAAAAAAAGGTAGGCCAATGTGCCTGTCAACGTTGCCCTAAAGGTTCTGTTACTGACGAAGAGCGCATTAATGGCATCCAGCTATCACCGCTCCCACCTGCCGCACCTTGCGCATGCTGTTCAAGATATGATTTGAGCAAACGGATCTGGTCAGCATCAATGGCCATTGTCTGTTGAGACATATCTCCTTGAGGCGCAGTCGGTGTAGAGAAGCCAGCATCGCTAACATTCATAAAACCGCTTTGGCCAGATTGACCACTAATCCGAAATGGCGTTTGTTCAAACATCGGCATTTCGGACGATGTCATTGAGGCCGGCTGAGGAGCTGATAAATTAACAGGCTGAACCTGCAAGCCACCACCTGACTGCGCTGCAATGCTATCGCCGGCACCCTGTGAACTACCTGGCGACGTATTGCCGTTGCTAAAAAACTGCACGCCGGTTATTACCATGAGCGAGACAGCCGCCGCTACCCCTGCACCACGAGCAAAAGAAAGCCCACCAGAACGAGCAGGAGTAACCACAGTGTCGTTTTCAAGGACCGGTGCCGGCTCATCACGCAATCGATCCATGATGCCAGCCGAAAGATCAATGCTTACATCTACGTTTCGTTCACGCTGCATCATGCTGCGCGCCAAATGATAGCGCCGCCACGTCTCTGCTGCATCAGAATCATCAGGCAGAGACTTCAACACTCGGCGCAATTCAAGCTCGTCACTTTCGCTATCCATCAACGCTGAAAGCGACTCCCGTGTGTTATGACTCATACTTCACACCCTCACACTGTGTTAAAAGAAGCGCTGCGATGACACTGCTAACGAGTGTTTATCAACCCAGCAACTCCACAGGCCAAGACCTTGTTTCAAATCGCCAATTTTTAAACGCTTAATAATCAGTAGCTTTAACTATTCGCTACCGAAACTTCCTCACTAAGCGTGGCACGTTCACTTGGCGCTTAATCGACCTAACTAAGATCGTCAGGTTCTATGACGCTTCGCTTTCCAGACAGTTCACAAAAAATGTAAAAACGTAATCAAATGTGAATGTGAAGCAATGTTTTGCCACTAGCACCCGTTGCTCATCCAGCAGCTCCTCATCTGGGAGCTGCTTTCCTTAGGGTTTAAAACAGCGCTTAAGGGTTCAAAACAGAGCTTAAAAACACGATTTAAAAACAGCACTATCTATTAACAGGCTTGCCACCATGCTTCAGACCCTTACTCTTCGCGGCTGTTCCGTGCCGTTGTTACTAATGGACGTATATGCTCATCAACTGCTTCACGGGCGCGGAAAATGCGCGAGCGCACTGTCCCCACAGGGCACTGCATTACCTGGGCAATATCTTCATAAGCCAAGCCGTCTAGTTCACGCAGCGTAATCGCGGTACGTAGGTCATCCGGCAGGTTCTCAATGGCTTCGTAAACGGCAGCTTCTAATTGATCACGGGCAATCGATGCCTCCGGCGACTCAGCGTCAGCCAGCCGCCCACTCTGGTCTACCAGTTCAGCATCAACGATATCAAGGTCGCTCCCTGGAGGCCGACGGCCCCGTGACACTAAATGGTTTTTAGCCGTATTGATCGCAATGCGGTACATCCAGGTATAAAAAGCGCTTTCAGCGCGAAATTTACCAAGCGCTCGGTACGCTTTAATAAACGCTTCTTGCGCTACATCTTGTACTTCAGAGTGGTCGTGAACATAACGGCCAATCAACCCAATAATTTTGTGCTGATATTTTTTTACCAGTAGATCGAAAGCACGTGTATCACCTTTTTGGGCACGTTCAACCAACTGCTGGTCTGTTTCACGGGTGCCCATTCACACCCCCCTCCCGCTCGTGCGACGCACGCCGAGCGCTATCTCTCTTCGCCCTTTCATGTGGGCCTTCACAGCAAGCAGCATAGTGTCCCTTGGGCATTGGTTAATCTTAATAATGACAGATGGTAGAAAATGATTCGTCTACCACATTGAGTGTTAAAAATGTCCAATGGTACTTAGTGTTACGCGTTCTTAGCGAGGCATCAAGCGCTTACACTCTCTGCTTCCCTTTTTTACTCTCAACTGGAACCTTAGATTGATCCAAAGGTCCTTAGAATCCTGACCATGACACTTTTCGATTAGAACAAGTTCCGCAACAATTGATTTTTACCCGCCTGACACGCCATAGTAGAGCCACTTTTAGTCCATAGCGCACGCACAGGTAGCATGATGTCAGATCAGCAGGTTAGTAACCTTAACGTCCTTGCACAGGATGTTCTTACCACCCCCGCAGCCCTCAAGCAGACCATTCCGTTAACGGAAACTGCAGAACGCTCTGTTATAGAGGGCCGTCGTACCATTCAAAACATCCTCGATGGCAAAGATCACCGGCTTCTCGTTGTCGTTGGTCCATGCTCTATCCATGATGTGGATGCCGCACTGGACTACGCACGACGTCTACGTAAATTAGCAGATCAAGTAAATGACAGCCTTTTTATTGTCATGCGCGTTTATTTCGAAAAACCCCGTACTACCGTCGGTTGGAAAGGGCTGATTAACGACCCGCATCTTAACGACTCTTTCGAAATTGATGAAGGCCTGCATATCGCGCGCAAGTTACTGGTGGACCTAGCTGAAATTGGCCTACCGCTTGCAACGGAAGCGCTAGACCCGATTTCACCGCAGTATATGCAAGACTGCATCAGTTGGTCAGCGATTGGTGCACGCACTACAGAATCGCAAACCCACCGGGAAATGGCCTCTGGACTCTCTTGCCCGGTAGGTTTCAAAAATGGTACCGACGGCAGCCTAGACGTTGCCATTAACGCCCTACAATCTGTTGCTAGCCCTCACAATTTCCTGGGCATCAACAACGAAGGTCAAGTCGCTATTATTCGTACCCGAGGTAACGCTTATGGCCACGTCGTCCTTCGCGGCGGCAATGGCAAACCCAATTATGACAGCGTCAGCGTTGCCCTAGCAGAAAAAGAGCTGAAAAAAGCCGACCTTTCCGCCAACATTATGATCGATTGCTCGCACGCCAATTCTAATAAAGATGCTGGCCTACAGCCGCTGGTGCTCGAAAATGTCACCAACCAAATATTGGAAGGCAACACCTCCATTATCGGTCTGATGGTTGAGTCAAACATTGGCTGGGGCAATCAGAAAGTGCCTGCCGATCTTAGTCAGCTAACATACGGCGTTTCTATCACTGATGCCTGTATTGACTGGGACACAACGGTCGACACATTTACCCGCATGAACGAGAAACTTGCTCCGGTGCTCGCCAAGCGCATCGCCCAGTAAGAACACGGCTAGCAAGCGACCCCGCAAGGCAATTAGCCTTAGCGGGGCGTTTGTTTGCTAGATGATATGACGACATTTTGTTACTACATGATTTCTTGTTACTACATGACTTCTTGTTACTACATGATTTCTCGCTTGAACGGCGGCAATGCATCTAACAACGCCTGACCATACCGACGCGTAATGACCCGACGATCTAGCAACGTAATGACACCTCTGTCGCTCTCCTTGCGTATCAAACGCCCACAGGCTTGTACTAGCTTGATTGACGCATCCGGAACGCTAATCCGCATAAACGGGTTTCCGCCCTGGCTTTCAATCCACTCAGCTAGCGTAGCTCCTACTGGATCATCCGGCACCGCAAATGGTAGCCGTGTAATCACCACATGGGTGAGATAGTCGCCAGGCAAGTCGATACCTTCAGCAAAACTGGCCAGGCCAAAAATAATACTCCCTTTGTCACCATCAACTGCCGCACGATGGCGCTCAAGCAATTCACGCTTGGGAAGCGCATCCTGCGCCAACACCCGCTCCTTAGCTGACGCAGGTAAGGCTTTTTCCACCGCTCGCAGCTGCGCCCGAGAAGAAAACAGCACCAGCACCGCTTCGTCAGCTCCCAACTGGGTCACGAAATTAACGATGGCG containing:
- a CDS encoding 3-deoxy-7-phosphoheptulonate synthase, translated to MSDQQVSNLNVLAQDVLTTPAALKQTIPLTETAERSVIEGRRTIQNILDGKDHRLLVVVGPCSIHDVDAALDYARRLRKLADQVNDSLFIVMRVYFEKPRTTVGWKGLINDPHLNDSFEIDEGLHIARKLLVDLAEIGLPLATEALDPISPQYMQDCISWSAIGARTTESQTHREMASGLSCPVGFKNGTDGSLDVAINALQSVASPHNFLGINNEGQVAIIRTRGNAYGHVVLRGGNGKPNYDSVSVALAEKELKKADLSANIMIDCSHANSNKDAGLQPLVLENVTNQILEGNTSIIGLMVESNIGWGNQKVPADLSQLTYGVSITDACIDWDTTVDTFTRMNEKLAPVLAKRIAQ
- the rpoE gene encoding RNA polymerase sigma factor RpoE, encoding MGTRETDQQLVERAQKGDTRAFDLLVKKYQHKIIGLIGRYVHDHSEVQDVAQEAFIKAYRALGKFRAESAFYTWMYRIAINTAKNHLVSRGRRPPGSDLDIVDAELVDQSGRLADAESPEASIARDQLEAAVYEAIENLPDDLRTAITLRELDGLAYEDIAQVMQCPVGTVRSRIFRAREAVDEHIRPLVTTARNSREE
- a CDS encoding SoxR reducing system RseC family protein produces the protein MNTTNCKAIVRSGTVIAHSTTGLVVDVSSNVACQRCAEGRGCGVGLLARRQPHTVIDPGGLPSHYANRYPLGSLVSFTVEKSDVSVLALLVYALPLLFSIIISGAAAGRGVSDWFCALLFFSTLIVSMVILKYLLRGRVERFRPRLVS
- a CDS encoding DegQ family serine endoprotease, giving the protein MKRLVLPSVLWLCFMALLAVGQNAHAQTLPDFTKLVEDAAPGVVNISTSRTIQRGSGPSIQGFGGQDIPEIFRHFFGDSFPSPPPSRGPGRSEERQSLGSGFVISADGYVLTNAHVVQDADEILVRLNDRRELTAELVGSDTQTDVALLKVDANNLPVLNLGDSDELKVGEWVAAIGSPFGFDHSVSAGIVSAINRTLPRDVYVPFIQTDVAINPGNSGGPLFNLEGEVVGINSQILTRSGGFMGLSFAIPINVAMDVADQLREDGHVNRGWLGVMIQPVSRDLAESFGMEEAIGALIADLDPEGPAAQGGLQAGDVIIEVNGEEVDRSSTLPRLIGRVAPGSDVELTLMRDGEEVTETVELGSWPDSEADHSDSSSSNNQVRLGVAVVEIDEALRERLNISGGVEVRQVDPDSVAAQAGLRVGDILVSIDHRSVSSADELVRIVEDLPDDRAIPLRLYRDGRSLFVALRLK
- a CDS encoding sigma-E factor negative regulatory protein, which translates into the protein MSHNTRESLSALMDSESDELELRRVLKSLPDDSDAAETWRRYHLARSMMQRERNVDVSIDLSAGIMDRLRDEPAPVLENDTVVTPARSGGLSFARGAGVAAAVSLMVITGVQFFSNGNTSPGSSQGAGDSIAAQSGGGLQVQPVNLSAPQPASMTSSEMPMFEQTPFRISGQSGQSGFMNVSDAGFSTPTAPQGDMSQQTMAIDADQIRLLKSYLEQHAQGAAGGSGDSWMPLMRSSSVTEPLGQR
- a CDS encoding MucB/RseB C-terminal domain-containing protein; amino-acid sequence: MPLQLKADSYPSLSCVDALDQFPSNTAHEWLVASVYAGHCFEFQARAVSIDAIGVRTLALSHRIRDGVRQQVVQHLDGPSVSVERRSIAGHLAWFPSSDADPLSPEAWADHVAEHYDIELKDQTRVAERDAVELRFSPSDSQRYHHAWWVDQATGLLLKHVLSDAQGRVLETFQITQLHSPSAYKGDVRGDIGREVLRVKDSRVLDQSWQATWLPEGFVEQPVEPGLQSNQRVYSDGLAAVSVFVSPVSQSMLQEGVHRIGVSTAAVSLIDAGDQTWQLIGIGELPAELLQRIVQSVQFE